In the Staphylococcus sp. IVB6240 genome, one interval contains:
- the tarL gene encoding teichoic acid ribitol-phosphate polymerase TarL encodes MSNNNLKVDNIYWERVQMYVEGHGIDFDFSNKTLVLRNLTETIEMVANDVQIEGQKFKARFNVAILNDGDYLPSDEYLIVFKGEMDDIVGVNKSLLSLDHYDLEDEELVEYEQISTKNGKSNFLLERYGHEFQRGGISTKTTYTVMPKISREVNEFVIEVEFNKPPEKKGKLATKLQEFKMAYNSKSFEIRNFMFRAIFNTTKFFHLKKGNTVLFTSDSRAEMSGNFKFVYDEMLERKLDEKYRIHSLFKPDITERRKFVDKFKLPYLLGKADYIFVDDYHPLLYTVKFRKSQEIIQLWHAVGAFKTVGFSRTGKQGGPFFDSVNHRNYTKAFVSSENDIPFYGEAFGIKERNIIPTGVPRTDIFFDEQYKDKIVKEMTDELPMINGKKVILFAPTFRGNGHKSAHYPFFKIDFARLAKFCEEKNAVVLFKMHPFVKNKLNIPREYQPYFADISTYREVNDILFITDVLISDYSSLVYEFALFKRPMLFYAFDLEDYVSLRDFYEPYETFVPGKIVESFDDLIESLYKEDYEIEKVPPFVKKHYNFVDGRSSERIVRHLFGS; translated from the coding sequence TTGAGTAATAATAATTTGAAGGTAGACAACATATACTGGGAAAGAGTTCAGATGTATGTAGAAGGCCACGGTATAGATTTTGATTTTAGTAATAAAACATTAGTATTACGAAATTTAACAGAGACAATTGAAATGGTAGCAAATGATGTTCAGATAGAAGGTCAAAAATTTAAGGCCCGATTTAACGTTGCGATTTTAAATGATGGAGACTATCTGCCATCTGATGAATATTTGATTGTGTTTAAAGGCGAAATGGATGACATTGTGGGTGTAAATAAATCATTGTTATCACTTGATCATTATGATTTAGAAGATGAAGAGTTGGTTGAATATGAACAGATTTCAACTAAGAACGGTAAAAGTAATTTCTTACTTGAACGTTATGGACACGAATTCCAAAGAGGTGGTATCTCAACGAAAACCACTTATACTGTTATGCCGAAGATTTCTAGAGAAGTTAATGAATTTGTCATAGAAGTTGAATTTAATAAACCGCCAGAGAAAAAAGGAAAACTTGCGACAAAATTACAAGAGTTTAAAATGGCATATAATAGCAAATCATTTGAAATTAGAAATTTTATGTTCCGAGCAATATTTAACACAACTAAGTTTTTCCATCTAAAGAAAGGAAATACTGTACTATTCACATCGGATTCAAGAGCAGAGATGAGTGGTAACTTTAAGTTTGTTTATGATGAAATGTTGGAGCGTAAACTTGATGAAAAGTATCGAATTCATAGTTTGTTTAAGCCTGACATAACCGAAAGAAGAAAATTTGTAGATAAATTTAAACTTCCATATTTATTAGGTAAGGCAGATTATATTTTTGTAGATGACTACCATCCATTGCTTTATACAGTGAAATTTAGAAAAAGCCAAGAAATTATCCAGCTGTGGCATGCAGTTGGCGCTTTTAAGACAGTTGGATTTAGTAGAACAGGAAAACAAGGAGGCCCATTCTTTGATTCTGTTAATCATAGAAATTATACGAAGGCTTTCGTGTCTTCAGAAAATGATATACCATTCTATGGAGAAGCTTTTGGCATAAAAGAACGCAATATTATACCAACAGGTGTACCACGAACAGATATTTTCTTTGATGAACAATATAAAGATAAAATTGTAAAAGAAATGACAGATGAATTGCCAATGATTAATGGGAAAAAAGTTATTTTATTCGCTCCAACTTTTAGAGGGAATGGGCATAAATCAGCACATTATCCATTTTTTAAAATTGACTTTGCACGTTTAGCAAAGTTCTGTGAGGAAAAAAATGCGGTGGTCTTATTTAAAATGCACCCATTTGTGAAAAATAAGCTTAATATTCCGAGAGAGTATCAGCCATATTTTGCAGATATCTCAACTTATAGAGAAGTCAATGACATTTTATTTATTACAGATGTTCTTATCAGTGATTACTCGTCACTCGTATATGAATTCGCATTATTCAAGCGTCCAATGCTATTTTATGCATTTGATTTAGAAGATTATGTGAGTTTAAGAGATTTCTATGAACCATATGAAACATTTGTACCAGGTAAGATAGTAGAATCTTTTGATGATCTTATTGAGTCGCTATACAAGGAAGATTACGAAATTGAAAAAGTACCACCATTTGTTAAAAAGCACTATAATTTTGTAGATGGAAGATCAAGTGAGCGAATTGTACGTCATCTATTTGGCTCGTAA
- the queE gene encoding 7-carboxy-7-deazaguanine synthase QueE codes for MAVKIPVLEIFGPTIQGEGQVIGRKTMFVRTAGCDFRCSWCDSKFTWDGSMRDEIEMLTAEEIWQRLSEIGGDCFDHITISGGNPALLKNLQSFVDLCETKHIQLALETQGTAFQPWMRQIHDLTISPKPPSSGMDQNLEQLDAVIAQCRPESISLKVVVFDEADLAFAQKIHQRYQNVPFFIQVGNPYLDETVENHTAKLLDRYEWLINQVMSNSTLNHVRVLPQLHTLLWSNLKGV; via the coding sequence ATGGCTGTAAAAATACCAGTACTTGAAATTTTTGGTCCAACTATCCAAGGTGAAGGTCAAGTCATCGGCCGTAAAACGATGTTTGTTCGCACAGCAGGATGTGACTTTCGCTGTAGTTGGTGCGACTCTAAGTTTACATGGGACGGCTCCATGCGTGATGAAATTGAAATGCTAACAGCCGAAGAGATTTGGCAACGTTTAAGTGAAATCGGCGGTGACTGTTTCGATCATATCACCATTTCTGGCGGCAACCCTGCACTTCTTAAAAACTTGCAATCCTTTGTTGATCTGTGTGAAACAAAACATATTCAACTGGCATTAGAAACACAAGGAACAGCATTTCAACCATGGATGCGTCAAATACATGATTTAACTATTTCACCGAAACCCCCTAGTTCTGGAATGGATCAGAACTTGGAGCAATTAGATGCAGTGATTGCACAGTGTCGACCTGAATCAATTAGTCTTAAAGTCGTTGTATTTGATGAAGCAGACTTGGCATTTGCGCAAAAGATACATCAACGATACCAAAATGTTCCATTCTTTATTCAAGTCGGCAATCCTTACTTAGATGAAACAGTTGAAAATCATACAGCAAAACTTTTAGATCGCTATGAATGGTTAATAAACCAAGTTATGTCAAATTCAACACTTAACCATGTCCGTGTGTTACCACAATTACACACATTGTTGTGGAGTAACCTTAAAGGGGTGTAA
- the queD gene encoding 6-carboxytetrahydropterin synthase QueD, with protein MMQQIYPNIDHPYSFELNKDFNFSAAHYIPAPEAGKCMRTHGHTYFVNLTIAGDALDDTGFLINFSELKALIHDQFDHYLLNDLPLFEGKSPSTEVVAQTIYEIVADRLAELPHAPKCLQVFLRETPSSYVVYRPKRTKEQL; from the coding sequence ATGATGCAACAAATCTATCCAAATATTGACCATCCGTACAGCTTTGAACTAAATAAAGACTTTAACTTTTCAGCAGCACACTACATTCCTGCACCAGAAGCTGGAAAATGTATGCGTACACACGGTCATACTTATTTCGTCAACTTAACAATTGCTGGAGATGCACTAGATGACACAGGGTTTTTAATTAATTTCAGTGAATTAAAAGCTTTGATACATGACCAATTTGACCACTATTTACTAAATGACCTTCCATTATTTGAAGGTAAAAGCCCGTCTACAGAAGTGGTTGCACAAACAATTTATGAAATCGTAGCAGATCGTCTTGCCGAATTACCACACGCGCCAAAATGCTTACAAGTTTTCTTACGTGAGACACCATCAAGCTATGTTGTTTATCGTCCAAAACGTACGAAGGAGCAACTATAA
- the queC gene encoding 7-cyano-7-deazaguanine synthase QueC has protein sequence MSNALNQEKALVVFSGGQDSTTCLFYAKKLFKEVELVTFEYGQRHAKEIEVAKAIAEDQGLKHHILDMSLLSQLSPNALTSTDIDIDTSDEIPNTFVPARNLLFLSFAGALAYQINAKHIITGVCETDFSGYPDCRDQFVKSMNVTMSLAMDRDFVIHTPLMWLDKKETWALSDELGVLDYVRNQTLTCYNGVIADGCGTCPACQLRQRGLEQYLNEKGAHQS, from the coding sequence ATGTCAAATGCACTCAACCAAGAAAAAGCACTTGTCGTATTTAGTGGCGGTCAAGATAGCACAACATGCCTCTTTTATGCCAAAAAACTCTTTAAAGAAGTAGAGTTGGTCACCTTTGAATATGGTCAACGTCACGCTAAAGAAATCGAGGTCGCAAAAGCGATTGCTGAAGATCAAGGTTTGAAACATCATATTTTAGATATGTCATTACTATCACAACTTTCTCCTAATGCACTGACATCAACTGACATTGATATCGATACATCTGATGAGATTCCCAATACTTTTGTCCCAGCACGTAATCTTCTCTTCTTATCATTTGCTGGTGCGCTAGCTTATCAAATCAATGCCAAACATATTATTACAGGCGTTTGTGAAACAGACTTCTCTGGCTATCCAGATTGTCGTGACCAATTCGTTAAATCAATGAATGTCACAATGAGTTTGGCAATGGATCGAGATTTTGTTATTCATACTCCACTCATGTGGCTTGATAAAAAAGAAACTTGGGCACTTAGTGATGAACTAGGCGTATTAGACTATGTTCGAAATCAAACACTTACATGTTACAACGGTGTCATTGCAGATGGATGTGGTACATGTCCTGCTTGTCAACTCCGTCAGCGTGGCTTAGAACAATATCTTAACGAAAAAGGAGCACACCAATCATGA
- a CDS encoding aminodeoxychorismate/anthranilate synthase component II codes for MILMIDNKDSFTYNIVDYLKTESTHRVEVIDVDEVTLERLEAYQPEAIVISPGPGAPEDYPILQDVLRHFETRMPILGVCLGFQLIVTYYGGKIVHAPFPVHGHTTEITHDGSQLFKGLPASFHVMRYHSLMADPSTTQSPLIVTATNKEQMIMAVAHETLPIYAVQYHPESILSEHGHAQIRNFLNKVGSSNGCEV; via the coding sequence ATGATATTAATGATTGATAATAAAGATTCATTTACATACAATATTGTAGATTATTTGAAGACAGAGAGTACACATCGTGTCGAAGTGATCGATGTCGATGAGGTGACGCTTGAACGTTTGGAGGCTTATCAACCCGAGGCAATTGTTATTTCTCCTGGACCGGGCGCACCAGAAGATTATCCAATATTACAAGATGTGTTACGTCATTTTGAAACACGTATGCCGATATTGGGTGTCTGTTTAGGTTTTCAATTAATAGTTACTTACTATGGCGGAAAGATTGTACATGCGCCATTTCCTGTCCATGGACATACAACAGAAATCACACATGATGGTTCACAATTATTCAAAGGGTTGCCAGCGTCTTTTCATGTGATGCGATACCATTCATTAATGGCAGATCCGAGTACGACTCAATCCCCATTAATTGTCACTGCAACGAATAAGGAACAAATGATTATGGCTGTAGCACATGAGACATTGCCTATTTATGCGGTGCAATATCATCCGGAATCTATTTTGTCAGAGCATGGACATGCGCAAATACGTAACTTTCTTAATAAGGTAGGGTCTAGCAATGGTTGTGAAGTTTAA
- the pabB gene encoding aminodeoxychorismate synthase component I — translation MVVKFNYTYYIDEQTTEKYHYTFDEPSASYIAHQISEVGKVVVEAERLQQAGYYVALYLPYEAAAYYNTDFKVYTPIDGIYAACYAFEAPVDEASVKWETTEQVISPSFQFTETKETIMKNIQSIQQEIVDGWTYQVNYTTRLEAAAATSMSVLYHQLTQQANGGYTALIDTDVLQIASISPELFFQVGPFDESEKVVMSKPMKGTMPRGATPQQDQQNYELLQQSAKDRAENIMIVDLLRNDIARIAKHGTVRVGELCAIETYPTVYQMTTMVRGAVKQETSLNDLFAALFPCGSITGAPKVNTMSIIHRLEPTPRHGYCGTIGLLRPEGNAVFNVPIRTIQRLGEKFIYGVGAGITIDSDPAQEYAEFQDKTRILKGL, via the coding sequence ATGGTTGTGAAGTTTAATTATACATATTATATAGATGAACAAACGACAGAGAAATATCATTATACGTTTGATGAACCGAGTGCTTCATACATTGCACATCAAATATCAGAAGTAGGCAAAGTTGTTGTGGAGGCAGAACGGTTACAGCAAGCGGGTTATTACGTTGCGTTATACCTTCCTTATGAAGCAGCGGCTTATTATAATACAGATTTTAAGGTGTATACGCCAATAGATGGTATATATGCGGCTTGTTATGCATTTGAGGCACCTGTTGATGAGGCGAGTGTAAAGTGGGAGACAACAGAGCAGGTGATTTCGCCATCTTTTCAATTTACTGAAACCAAAGAGACAATTATGAAAAATATTCAATCGATTCAGCAAGAAATTGTAGATGGTTGGACGTATCAAGTGAACTATACAACAAGACTTGAAGCGGCAGCAGCAACGTCTATGAGTGTGCTGTATCATCAATTAACACAGCAAGCGAATGGTGGATATACAGCATTGATTGATACGGATGTGTTACAAATTGCTTCCATATCGCCAGAGTTATTTTTCCAAGTGGGACCTTTTGACGAGTCTGAGAAGGTTGTGATGAGTAAACCAATGAAAGGGACAATGCCACGGGGAGCAACGCCACAACAAGATCAACAGAATTATGAGTTGTTACAGCAATCAGCGAAAGATAGAGCTGAAAATATTATGATTGTGGACTTGTTACGAAATGATATTGCACGAATCGCAAAGCATGGCACAGTGCGTGTGGGAGAATTATGTGCGATTGAAACGTATCCAACCGTATATCAAATGACAACAATGGTTCGTGGCGCAGTGAAACAAGAGACGTCATTAAATGATTTGTTTGCTGCATTATTCCCATGTGGCTCAATTACAGGTGCGCCTAAAGTAAATACGATGTCAATCATTCATCGACTTGAGCCCACACCACGTCATGGATATTGTGGTACGATTGGGTTATTACGACCAGAAGGAAATGCAGTATTTAATGTGCCTATAAGAACCATTCAACGACTAGGAGAAAAGTTCATCTATGGTGTAGGTGCAGGTATAACGATTGACTCAGATCCTGCACAAGAATATGCTGAATTTCAAGATAAGACACGTATTTTAAAGGGGCTATAA
- a CDS encoding aminotransferase class IV, whose translation MQLFETMRLEAGMIPRETYHVERISRSAKALDIPFSQREWQQVISDLKRVHEQGCFRLKINLSDKGVLSSEVGELMDKPFMTARLVEIDDDTSFWQRIHKTSERAFLQHDHQTDMVLFYNLEGQLLEFDIGNLVISNDQGLLTPSYHDNFLRGCMRQALLDQGEIKEADLTLHTLKTALELEEPIWMINSLREWVPVRFIES comes from the coding sequence ATGCAATTATTTGAAACGATGCGTTTGGAAGCAGGAATGATTCCACGTGAAACATATCATGTTGAAAGAATCTCGCGTTCTGCTAAAGCATTAGATATACCATTTTCTCAAAGGGAATGGCAACAAGTTATCTCAGATTTAAAAAGAGTACACGAGCAAGGGTGTTTTCGTTTAAAGATAAACCTATCTGATAAAGGTGTCTTATCTTCTGAAGTAGGGGAATTAATGGATAAACCTTTCATGACTGCTCGACTTGTAGAAATTGATGACGATACGTCTTTTTGGCAAAGGATACACAAGACATCTGAGCGTGCTTTTTTACAACATGATCATCAGACAGATATGGTACTTTTTTATAATTTAGAAGGGCAGTTATTAGAATTTGATATTGGAAACTTGGTTATTTCGAATGACCAAGGATTATTAACACCCAGTTATCATGATAATTTTTTACGAGGATGTATGCGACAAGCTTTATTAGATCAAGGTGAAATTAAGGAAGCGGACTTAACACTACATACATTAAAAACTGCACTCGAGTTAGAAGAACCGATATGGATGATTAATAGCTTGAGAGAGTGGGTGCCAGTGCGATTTATAGAGAGTTGA
- a CDS encoding carboxyltransferase domain-containing protein, whose protein sequence is MKVYSQGDQAIVVSLRGQVTPNATQRLLVLKHYLDEQNIPFITEIVPTETDMLISYDAQMMMKQLDITSPFLYMKDFILGIDLSEEKWKKQRRCVKVPMYYGGEYGPHLKGILEELELTEESFVHYHTSSDYFVSMMGYSPGFPYLSGVDPKIIVNHTASEKRFIPAGSVILENNKCGITTIDTYEDWLVIGWTPLQLFDSSKEDFAHISLGDYVKFDALQEGRDM, encoded by the coding sequence ATGAAAGTTTATAGTCAGGGGGACCAAGCAATTGTTGTGTCTTTGCGTGGTCAAGTGACACCTAATGCAACACAACGATTACTTGTTTTAAAGCATTATCTCGACGAACAAAATATTCCGTTTATAACAGAAATTGTTCCTACAGAAACAGATATGCTGATTTCTTATGATGCACAGATGATGATGAAACAATTGGATATAACATCACCATTTTTATATATGAAAGATTTTATCTTAGGAATAGATCTATCAGAAGAAAAATGGAAAAAGCAACGTAGATGTGTCAAAGTTCCTATGTATTATGGTGGAGAATATGGTCCACATCTAAAAGGTATTTTGGAAGAATTAGAACTGACGGAAGAATCATTTGTTCACTACCATACATCCAGTGACTATTTTGTATCAATGATGGGTTATTCACCAGGATTTCCATATTTATCAGGTGTTGATCCAAAAATAATTGTTAATCATACAGCATCAGAAAAACGATTTATTCCAGCAGGTTCGGTTATTCTAGAAAATAATAAATGTGGCATTACAACGATTGATACATATGAAGACTGGTTAGTGATTGGTTGGACGCCATTACAATTATTTGATTCAAGCAAAGAAGATTTTGCACACATTTCATTGGGAGATTATGTGAAATTTGATGCATTGCAAGAAGGGCGTGATATGTGA
- a CDS encoding biotin-dependent carboxyltransferase family protein codes for MTLIIEDGGLFSSFQDIGRQGYEHLGIIRSGALDIVAHEIANRLVGNHPSEATLEMTNRMARIRFTETTLIALSGAITIARTDDRQIKINKLYLMNQGDVLHFDALHRGARVYLAVAGGFELDSWLGSVSTDTLSKIGGFQGRTLKSGDEINLKRNYHQGHRQLFERLKETGTTTWGVDGYTLSFNYLSDVIHVIPNKGTEDFDADSLRLFTQQEYAVTSKANRMGIVLDGLPIKAHYEGMPPHRSVKRGTIQVKKDGSPVILLNDHYTLGSYPQVGTIATYHLSKIAQKRQGSKVKFQMIDIAQAEQNLFKYHKWCRHLFTGIEYRMKEEMS; via the coding sequence ATGACATTAATCATTGAAGATGGTGGGCTTTTTTCAAGTTTTCAAGATATTGGGCGACAGGGCTATGAACATTTGGGTATCATTCGTAGTGGTGCACTTGATATTGTTGCACATGAAATAGCCAATCGATTAGTTGGGAATCATCCAAGTGAAGCAACATTAGAAATGACTAATCGCATGGCACGCATACGCTTCACTGAAACTACTTTAATTGCACTATCAGGTGCTATTACTATTGCGCGTACAGATGATCGACAAATTAAAATTAATAAACTTTATTTGATGAATCAAGGAGATGTTCTACACTTTGATGCGCTACACAGAGGTGCGCGTGTTTATCTGGCTGTTGCAGGTGGTTTTGAACTTGATTCATGGTTGGGATCTGTGTCTACAGATACGCTCTCAAAAATTGGCGGATTTCAAGGACGTACATTGAAATCTGGTGATGAGATTAACTTAAAACGTAACTATCATCAAGGTCATCGTCAACTGTTTGAACGTTTAAAAGAAACAGGTACGACGACATGGGGCGTTGATGGTTATACATTATCATTTAACTATTTATCTGATGTGATACATGTCATTCCGAACAAAGGGACGGAAGATTTTGATGCAGATAGTTTACGATTATTTACACAACAAGAGTATGCAGTAACAAGCAAAGCAAATCGTATGGGGATTGTATTAGATGGTCTGCCGATAAAGGCACATTATGAAGGGATGCCCCCGCATCGATCTGTGAAACGAGGCACAATACAAGTTAAAAAAGATGGATCTCCGGTCATTTTGCTGAATGACCATTATACACTAGGAAGTTACCCACAAGTGGGGACCATTGCCACTTATCATTTATCAAAAATTGCACAAAAACGACAAGGGTCTAAAGTGAAATTTCAAATGATTGATATTGCACAAGCTGAACAGAATTTATTTAAATATCATAAATGGTGTCGTCATCTCTTTACGGGTATAGAATATCGTATGAAAGAAGAAATGTCTTAA